In Haliscomenobacter hydrossis DSM 1100, the DNA window CCGCCCCTACCGCCCTGGTAATATTGGTCAGAATCGTATTGATCTCGGATAGCATTTTAGTTTTCATAAGGCAAGGCTTTTGGATAACGATAAGTATGAAGCAAGTGTTGGCATCCGTCGGGGGCGGAGATATCGAGGAGATGATGCTGGCAAATAGCCCAGAGGCGTAGCGCAAGATCCGTTTCGCCACTGAAAACAAGCTGGCGGTCGAAAGTCTCCAATTGCCGGGCCGCATCGATCAGGATACGCTGAAGACAATGTCGGGCAGCCTTCGAAAGCGGTGGCTGCCCCAAGTAGTTGCGCAAGCGTCCTTCTTTTTGGAGTGCAGGGTGATTTTCCAGGCCGATGAAGCGCAAGAACCAATCGGCTCGAAAATGAGCTTCGACCGCTCGGATGCCAGCATAGTCGGCAATAAGCTCATCGTACATATTGGCGTGCATTCGGCCAAAATGACGCCAGGTGAAATAATGCGCGCCCTCATGAGCCAGTCGTATCTGCCGGGATTGCCGCAGCCAGTCTGCCTCCGACAAGCCCATATCGCGTGCAGGTACATTGCTGTAAGGAATTTCACTAAGTAGGATGAGGCTATCCTGATACTGCTCGCGCTGCGCCGCCAAGTCGACACTGCTGAATGAGTGGAGCCCCTGAGATAACTGACGGATCCGATCCCAGTTGTTGAGCCCCTTGATAAAGACGGCGCCCATGGATGCCGGTATCGGATGTGGCTCGTTCCGGTAGCAGAGCGCCTGCACCAGGCTTACGAAGTCGGCGCGTTCAGGCGCCACCAGAACGGGCAGCCGCCCCGCCGGCGATGAGTAGAGGAATAGCTGCAGGCCATC includes these proteins:
- a CDS encoding DUF7005 family protein, producing MNAANIQEQLRAYGPTEEVLRELQEYLLPPFGTGSQAFNSTLPEDMELVRTWQGYLAEAQVAGTFTTLQRHIVQFRFPIRAGISQTDAYRRATLGGKSPEAFAEASGLPLARPDGLQLFLYSSPAGRLPVLVAPERADFVSLVQALCYRNEPHPIPASMGAVFIKGLNNWDRIRQLSQGLHSFSSVDLAAQREQYQDSLILLSEIPYSNVPARDMGLSEADWLRQSRQIRLAHEGAHYFTWRHFGRMHANMYDELIADYAGIRAVEAHFRADWFLRFIGLENHPALQKEGRLRNYLGQPPLSKAARHCLQRILIDAARQLETFDRQLVFSGETDLALRLWAICQHHLLDISAPDGCQHLLHTYRYPKALPYEN